The following proteins come from a genomic window of Anguilla rostrata isolate EN2019 chromosome 17, ASM1855537v3, whole genome shotgun sequence:
- the tha1 gene encoding threonine aldolase 1 isoform X2, translating into MVTNLPDGTFDLGQLESKIRHGYPDPHYPRSRLVCVENTHNIMGGRVLPLSFLQELRSVAERYGLAVHMDGARVMNAARAQGVSPSVITQHCHTVSVCLSKGLGAPVGTMLAGPKDFIQRAVCARKALGGGLRQAGILAAAGTIALTAMVDRLEEDHRHAKIFAQALLECDPPLYQVDMAAVETNIVRFYLRDPLLTPGEFCERLAAVAEGEARALGQGTRVLMFPHVGGSVRACWHLGVTEEDTQSAVSKLRFVAQQYAKERHRAR; encoded by the exons ATGGTTACCAACCTACCCGACGGGACCTTCGACCTGGGCCAGCTGGAATCCAAAATTCGCCACGGATATCCCGATCCCCACTACCCCCGCTCGCGCCTGGTCTGCGTGGAGAATACCCACAACATCATGGGGGGCCGGGTGctgcccctctctttcctccagGAG CTGCGGTCTGTAGCGGAGCGCTACGGCCTGGCGGTGCACATGGACGGGGCGAGGGTGATGAACGCTGCGAGGGCCCAGGGCGTCTCTCCGTCTGTCATCACGCAGCACTGCCACactgtcagtgtctgtctgtccaag GGGCTGGGGGCACCTGTGGGCACCATGCTGGCCGGGCCGAAGGACTTCATTCAGAGGGCAGTGTGTGCCCGTAAAGCTCTGGGTGGCGGACTGCGGCAGGCGGGTATCCTGGCAGCAGCTGGCACCATAGCACTGACTGCCATGGTGGACAGACTAGAGGAGGACCACAGACATGCCAAGATCTTTGCCCAAG CCCTGCTAGagtgtgacccccccctctACCAGGTGGACATGGCTGCCGTGGAGACCAACATTGTGCGCTTTTACTTGCGCGACCCCCTGCTGACCCCTGGCGAGTTCTGCGAGCGTTTGGCAGCCGTGGCGGAGGGCGAGGCCCGAGCGTTGGGTCAGGGCACGCGCGTGCTCATGTTTCCCCACGTCGGGGGCTCCGTCCGGGCCTGCTGGCACCTGGGGGTCACGGAGGAAGACACCCAGTCGGCCGTCTCGAAACTGCGCTTCGTAGCCCAGCAGTACGCGAAGGAGCGCCACAGGGCCCGCTGA